One stretch of Toxoplasma gondii ME49 chromosome XI, whole genome shotgun sequence DNA includes these proteins:
- a CDS encoding hypothetical protein (encoded by transcript TGME49_309890), giving the protein MGTSYSNPLVDSTLVFPAPPSSYGLDTPGLLLLRSKYIPSREVPAFLIRPRLTPTRRGSAPFAGSLLSGGFPSRSHLSPGVCAAPWASTPSTPRPCSSPCVSTQISVETSVSRPPISRSVLAPARQKDSGSDTPDTGNSGSAAAGQPSRGKKGASHAAGEEGAVGAEALLGRSSASSDHSGAEIEASSASSLPDFVFPRSSVSHETAPSSPKAAQALGGRGATFFEECSGRSFDAHGLDHAARAGQTACGASCGGAEGRRKDGKGFCLLYFHGNACDANMMRDWLQIVADELGVTVLIFEYPGYGLLEDYDKSSRGIDLCARIAFEFLVDKLLFPIERIILCGRSIGTGAAAWLASQLAQCNVQVGGLVLVSPYVSLAAVASDWADAPLVLTEVLVHHHWNNEAAIASIPTVPLCIIHGKEDDVIPVAHAKRLWQAARQPPSLRVARFADGNHNVGMNLESFYGDILVPLQVFFRKVSSNLRTKKAASQTRQRAVETASAAHLASRAHQQPLGDASPHLSGGSWKSAKAGGGRGRLDRTVSGVRHQGRRQVSPRAVQGRGSGCQGVGKSGSRMLLSHRLGTGPHAKSDEDCEAGIEGELKNSLPSLASLGSRRRAVRVIQGKKESTEEAGSSDLAKALGAMDMASLETRASSSPSLHSFLLADAAGPRDSLRKTDSNLSSCADQSPIRSDHPPLLPTLKKRVPWRPTTVSLNRAIGSAPSPGETRTPGDPCFSKKLPRLRKPGSLPPPVFVLNDVKTLAFPRATTDGAFAGSPVSEWDAGARRRSSSSEGSCEGRQEPGRLLGHRQASRRSSWTAGDSMCMSHSPLSKEGANVFIGDKHSKFLCRAMPARTVSVAGLLHRGKHRDMGGRREESRGRRLGKEENDRERRLSEAGYWPSTDQSVHPAELLVGPAERGATAETQDEPWDDEEGEAEEEGDEREVDDEGEDEEEFVGTDGSPKSRARLGSCDSLLAASSLLEPETSRLCFCEDSYDGLQTDVEDGDLFSDDAFASADSTPFHAPHPVSALLFEGADPVVDMPLRCDTEATGCGASDENPGNAQKRPWKVEGEVCDFSGRLAPDPAQERESPWQSDPTLLPSAFRRRFFLRGKKGFDRFLPQQGPFSSSPFFPSLVKAPASPPEAPSTKALLAPLSAPSISGRRFQRPSLCQLDTPSCERTPDAGKGSGAEGFQEPTAPKDFKERTCPRSAATAALAFFAPDARRHSSLLAAFLQQETSRELQRQRETLARTETTDGAGVRGLRSLRLQRSSLELAGAPAPGHSPISSSGASSKPGDASLVSRASVSSSFLSSPLRTVASWKFPGANKSPRKAEGKSDTTREGDEDGHETRGSGMGAVSSDRRQRPPSTGDLSEGKAIRVHSLAGVTPGLGSPSLVSPATRLDRGFFAKTSERPVCWGRQRRGRDQGTQARCDRAEAKREGEYRLDDDTTDSPLLGYKAPHDRVTESDAGAVFGFSRELKREDLSSSVPSAPPPLGSTFFDLGPEQEGGDCVDLYGANPEPDDSWVSQAQTSPSLCGSWRRPSRLLLQQSLHKAAPPRAIASSPSLLHFLSPRSPPFLGARSLTSSSPPGVALESLRPAAPAEKVDSSKAAADNEKTSARVGEVDLSDAWTPPQCGLLSRSCSFGPDASGGFSGPFESPSSGGFPRKLHSDLGFAASSRPVDDASRVSRRPASVSAPPRSNSCSPPRSSPSCPILLSMHAPSASPVSRTKSLVIMNPANCPSVVLSPSSPLDFLSRDMSGHDVGLQSAAQKIPSEAFSPYASCSLASSSFASASSLSCSPLSCGASSSPSAASVSAASSQLLPTCPSSTTVLWSSNLSVDASASFPASSSSCSPSASIDPASYCSASPSPSCSPSHITSSSHLISFSPDLPSAFHVAAPHLPFCGSASYSELDSSSPLSSTPDLLWPLSSQPVPSSCAALSLSSSCPRSPRPVSFASCSLPASAARLGLPSLGSRETVGGRPAPADLEISVAPTLGLPAQTSELLRFLRCDEGGASIRQCEAAGEDSATPGDLVQAHAAKNLGEKEDEKHQGEKATEESDGCEKSEPGFYGEIHSDELSAASASGVSIARTSFFSSPCISPATCDLSLPVSLANAPPLSSSFLPGREEKGGYLLASIASVKGRGLSLLDAEGEEKSMEQAVSLLQRHPVFAPSRTTELSLHLHASTELGSGSCPMTEPALFLRDREESTTETNDVALLLPGQETRRMDSFDLEKDQVREAAEFHFSSPYSPLVLSGGPPAGLRNSTAQPALPKAVGDAESRREAREESSKEDEDGGETGEQTASPRILDHAEGEHSRRQMECQGYRGRMTPQRLAWSAQSLLSHTHLRPVTGIGREADHERRQNSDKENVPFDHIACFSSPAVRACGGVISSPQSPVSPDLPEASSLPLDAQVEATKDQGDLSEQEETEAKTPNSTPQTPVEARAAGATMSSGASSAPDETVEALQLGLSLPRGHETNPGLLEGDSLSRKSEEETCVMKQLGSERCSSERDSQEGEDASDERSAVAGFSPSGIFVFGRGDRAGRPCPPAWPRDDLFCLCSEEDSPQITFVGETEETRGGRCEEPENHEQVELAKPGEKRKRGSPSLCLDGDLIQVDTDPPFRQLRARVDKENESQENRLEVTPQRHAASLSEECRETQVPFSCSTEKETLNLNLEAAQMTRQTTCSGFDFLFPQNLDPNHAETEEFLETKQAEMGTFSSPTTFARHARFFADETKAVCSLGRVRIFKDGTEREDEEDGFQAHDSFLSETEGSEWMSGIPSCDHREDKLFEPDSPSFSSSSTVGPLTRRHLHLHARRREGDWRGRETARPFPGPLSSAAIAFSQRRRVNRYIKREEESAALSMRDFAALPPIGGHEGVRVPQTCPDTRRRRGEMEALDGCERAAQRCLGEKDPRFSSAPLSPTSRATSAALTAAAHAAAAAAAYAEAARTIASSDKVQPTAVVSLRSAGSIPSVGTGPSVGNGSSVGTVSGASRSDALAFLEGRLPLPGKQEVVQQFLQARRRVSRHCSVACSRADSPVGERSRRLQKSEEAVPPAKEEREDQKGQNAVWILEDRQGDDFETRHERLILEQKTLGFGARVCAEKKCQHNSGETITSVSYSSSLSCLLSSFLPTHFSLSVSLGGIQKEG; this is encoded by the exons ATGGGGACGAGTTACAGCAATCCCCTCGTGGATTCCACCCTTGTTTTCCCTGCACCCCCTTCTTCCTACGGCTTGGACACACCCGGCCTTTTGTTGCTTCGATCCAAGTACATCCCTTCTCGGGAGGTTCCAGCGTTTCTCATTCGACCGCGGCTTACTCCGACACGGCGCGGATCCGCGCCTTTCGCCGGTTCCTTGCTCTCTGGAGGCTTCCCCTCCCGCTCTCACCTGTCTCCTGGCGTCTGTGCAGCTCCTTGGGCTTCCACTCCCTCGACACCCCGCCCCTGCTCTTCCCCTTGTGTCTCCACACAGATTTCCGTGGAAACCTCTGTTTCGCGACCTCCTATTTCCCGCTCTGTTCTGGCACCCGCACGGCAGAAAGACTCAGGAAGCGATACCCCAGACACTGGAAACTCTGGCTCGGCCGCCGCTGGCCAGCCTTCACGCGGGAAGAAAGGCGCTTCACATGCAGCTGGCGAGGAGGGCGCTGTTGGAGCCGAGGCTCTCCTCGGCAGGTCGAGCGCCAGTTCCGATCATTCCGGGGCCGAGATAGAGGCAAGCAGcgcgtcttcgctgcctGACTTTGTTTTTCCACGGTCCAGTGTTTCACACGAGACCGCTCCCTCCAGCCCTAAAGCCGCGCAGGCGCTCGGTGGACGAGGTGCTACTTTCTTCGAAGAGTGTAGTGGAAGGTCTTTCGATGCACATGGCTTAGATCACGCGGCCAGGGCTGGACAGACAGCCTGCGGGGCGAGCTGCGGTGGCGCTGAAGGAAGACGGAAGGACGGCAAaggcttctgtctcctctacTTCCacggaaacgcatgcgacgCAAACATGATGCGCGACTGGCTGCAGATCGTTGCCGATGAGCTCGGAGTTACCGTTCTTATTTTCGAATATCCTGGGTACGGCCTTCTCGAGGACTACGATAAGAGCAGCCGAGGCATAGACCTGTGCGCGCGGATTGCGTTCGAGTTCCTTGTGGACAAGCTTTTGTTCCCTATCGAGAGAATCATTCTCTGCGGCCGGTCCATTGGGACGGGAGCCGCTGCATGGCTCGCCTCTCAGCTGGCCCAGTGCAACGTCCAAGTTGGCGGCCTCGTTCTTGTCTCCCCTTACGTTTCTTTGGCA GCAGTGGCCTCGGACTGGGCAGACGCGCCTCTGGTTCTCACAGAGGTCTTGGTGCATCATCACTGGAACAACGAAGCAGCAATTGCCAGCATTCCCACGGTCCCCTTATGCATAATTCACGGGAAGGAG GATGATGTGATCCCcgtcgcgcatgcaaagcgGCTGTGGCAAGCGGCGCGTCAGCCGCCTTCGCTTCGCGTTGCTCGGTTTGCGGACGGGAACCACAATGTTGGCATGAATCTGGAGTCGTTTTACGGGGACATTCTTGTCCCGCTCCAAGTTTTCTTCCGAAAAGTCTCTTCCAATCTACGCACCAAGAAGGCCGCGAGCCAGACGCGACAACGTGCCGTCGAGACCGCCTCTGCGGCGCACCTCGCGTCTCGGGCGCATCAGCAGCCGTTGGGGGATGCCTCTCCTCATCTCTCTGGGGGCTCCTGGAAGTCTGCGAAGGCTGGAGGCGGCCGCGGCCGCCTCGACCGCACCGTGTCGGGTGTCCGGCACCAGGGGCGgagacaggtgtctcctAGGGCCGTGCAGGGCCGAGGGTCCGGGTGCCAAGGCGTCGGGAAGTCTGGGTCGCGAATGCTGCTATCGCATCGTCTAGGCACTGGGCCGCATGCAAAGAGTGACGAGGACTGTGAGGCTGGCATTGAGGGAGAGTTGAAGAATTCTTTGCCGTCCCTCGCGAGTCTCGGGTCCCGGCGCCGGGCCGTTCGAGTAATCCAAGGCAAGAAAGAGTCCACCGAGGAAGCAGGATCGAGCGACCTTGCGAAAGCCCTAGGAGCGATGGACATGGCCTCCCTCGAGACTcgggcttcttcttctccctcgctccACAGCTTCTTGCTCGCCGACGCTGCAGGTCCTCGCGACAGCCTCAGAAAAACCGACAGCAACTTGAGTTCCTGCGCTGACCAGTCTCCGATCAGGAGCGACCATCCTCCCTTGCTACCCACGCTGAAAAAGCGCGTCCCCTGGCGGCCGACCACGGTCTCGTTGAACCGGGCGATCGGTAGTGCCCCGAGTCCTGGCGAGACGAGGACTCCCGGAGATCCATGTTTTTCGAAGAAACTCCCCAGACTGCGCAAGCCCGGTTCGTTGCCGCCCCCAGTTTTCGTTTTGAATGACGTAAAAACTTTGGCATTTCCTCGTGCAACAACGGACGGGGCTTTTGCGGGATCGCCTGTCTCGGAGTGGGACGCTGGCGCgaggcgcagaagcagcagctctGAAGGGAGCTGTGAAGGTCGGCAAGAGCCGGGTCGTCTTCTCGGTCACCGACAGGCCAGTCGTCGCAGCAGCTGGACAGCTGGGGACTCCATGTGTATGTCCCACTCGCCATTATCGAAAGAAGGAGCCAACGTCTTTATAGGAGACAAGCACTCAAAATTTCTGTGTCGAGCCATGCCGGCGCGAACCGTTTCGGTGGCCGGGCTGCTCCATCGggggaaacacagagacatgGGAGGACGACgggaggaaagcagagggCGGAGActggggaaagaagaaaatgacAGGGAGAGGCGCCTGTCTGAGGCGGGGTACTGGCCAAGCACTGACCAATCTGTGCACCCTGCCGAGTTGCTGGTGGGACCCGCGGAGCGCGGCGcgactgcagagacacaagacgAGCCATGGGatgacgaagagggagaggctgaggaagaaggtgacGAAAGAGAAGTGGATGATGaaggggaagacgaggaagagttCGTCGGGACAGATGGATCTCCGAAGTCCAGGGCACGACTAGGCTCGTGTGACTCTTTACTCGCAGCGTCGTCCCTGCTTGAACCGGAGACGTCTCGACTCTGTTTCTGCGAAGACAGTTATGATGGACTGCAGACTGATGTCGAAGACGGAGACCTGTTTTCAGATGACGCCTTTGCGTCTGCAGACTCCACACCTTTCCACGCGCCTCACCCagtctctgcccttctcttcGAAGGCGCTGATCCTGTCGTGGACATGCCTTTGCGCTGCGACACCGAGGCTACTGGCTGCGGTGCGTCCGATGAGAATCCTGGAAACGCACAGAAGCGCCCTTGGAAAGTAGAGGGGGAAGTTTGTGACTTTTCCGGCCGGCTGGCCCCGGATCCCGCTCAAGAGAGGGAGTCCCCGTGGCAGAGCGATCCCACACTCCTGCCCTCTGCGTTCAGacggcgcttcttcctcagaggCAAGAAAGGATTCGACCGCTTCTTACCTCAACAAGGCCCGTTTTCCAGCTCACCCTTCTTTCCGTCTCTTGTCAAGGCCCCCGCTTCGCCCCCTGAGGCTCCGTCGACCAAGGCGCTCCTCGCCCCGCTGTCCGCGCCGAGCATCTCTGGAAGGAGGTTTCAGCGACCTTCGCTGTGCCAACTCGACACTCCGAGTTGCGAGAGGACGCCCGATGCAGGAAAGGGTTCCGGCGCAGAAGGCTTTCAAGAGCCCACAGCCCCGAAGGACTTCAAAGAGCGCACCTGTCCCAGGTCGGCGGCCACGGCCGCGCTGGCCTTCTTCGCCCCGGACGCGAGACGCCACTCGTCGCTTCTCGCAGCGTTTCTGCAGCAGGAGACGTCTCGggaactgcagagacagcgagagactcTGGCACGAACAGAAACGACTGACGGCGCTGGCGTTCGCGGCCTTCGGTCCCTGCGTCTAcagcgctcttctctcgagctAGCAGGCGCTCCAGCCCCAGGGCACTCCCCTATCTCTTCTTCAGGGGCATCTTCGAAGCCTGGAGACGCGTCGCTGGTCTCCCGAGCCTCCGTTTCTTcatcgtttctctcgtcgcctcttcGAACTGTTGCTTCTTGGAAGTTTCCTGGCGCAAACAAGTCGCCGAGAAAGGCGGAAGGAAAGTCAGACACGACCAGGgagggcgacgaagacggtCACGAAACTCGAGGCTCTGGCATGGgcgctgtttcttctgaTAGACGCCAGAGACCACCCAGCACTGGAGACTTGTCTGAAGGCAAGGCTATACGCGTGCACTCCTTGGCAGGCGTCACCCCGGGCTTGGGCTCCCCGTCTCTGGTATCTCCAGCCACTCGACTCGACCGCGGATTCTTCGCAAAAACATCCGAAAGGCCCGTATGCTGGGGTCGTCAGCGCCGGGGTAGAGACCAAGGGACTCAGGCGAGATGCGATagggcagaagcgaagagagagggggaatATCGCCTGGACGACGACACGACAGACTCCCCCCTGCTCGGATACAAAGCACCCCACGACCGAGTCACCGAATCTGACGCTGGCGCTGTATTCGGCTTCAGCCGCGAACTTAAg agagaagaccttTCTTCGAGCGTGCCTTCGGCCCCACCGCCCCTTGGCTCAACCTTCTTCGACCTCGGTCCTGAACAAGAAGGCGGGGACTGTGTGGACCTATACGGAGCAAATCCAGAGCCCGACGATTCGTGGGTCAGCCAAGCGCAAACTTCGCCGAGTCTCTGTGGTTCCTGGCGCCGCCCcagccgccttctccttcaacAGTCTCTGCACAAGGCAGCCCCCCCGCGAGCGAttgcttcttcaccttctctgcttcactTTCTTTCGCCGCGGAGTCCCCCGTTTTTGGGGGCTCGCTCCCTCACTTCGTCCTCGCCCCCAGGGGTCGCGCTCGAGTCTCTGAGACCCGCAGCACCTGCCGAGAAGGTAGACAGCTCGAAAGCTGCAGCTGACAATGAGAAGACTTCCGCCCGAGTAGGGGAGGTGGACCTATCAGATGCTTGGACTCCTCCACAATGTGGTCTTCTGTCGCGGTCATGCTCCTTCGGTCCTGATGCTTCTGGGGGTTTCAGCGGGCCTTTCGAGTCCCCGTCATCCGGAGGCTTCCCTCGAAAGCTGCACTCAGATCTGGGgttcgctgcgtcttcgcgtCCCGTCGACGACGCTTCTCGGGTGTCGCGTCGCCCCGCTTCTGTTTCAGCTCCTCCCCGGTCGAATTCGTGCTCGCCGCCGCggtcttccccttcctgtCCTATTCTGttgtcgatgcatgcgccttcCGCTTCCCCAGTCTCTCGAACGAAAAGTCTGGTGATTATGAACCCGGCAAACTGTCCGTCGGTCGTGTTGTCTCCCTCGTCCCCGTTGGATTTTCTTTCCCGTGACATGTCAGGACATGATGTAGGTCTGCAGTCTGCTGCCCAGAAGATTCCTTCGGAGGCCTTCTCGCCATACGCGTCCTGCTCTCTcgcatcttcttcgttcgcttccgcctcGTCACTGTCTTGCTCGCCTTTGTCGTGcggcgcgtcttcgtctccgtccgcagcgtctgtctctgctgcctcgtctCAGCTGTTGCCAACCTGCCCTTCCTCCACAACCGTGCTGTGGTCCTCCAACCTCTCTGTAGAcgcttctgcatctttcCCCGCGTCCTCATCTTCGTGCTCACCTTCAGCCAGCATTGATCCTGCCTCCTATTGttccgcctctccctctccaaGCTGTTCTCCTTCCCACATTACCTCGTCATCTCATCTTATCTCGTTCTCTCCGGATCTCCCGTCGGCCTTTCACGTCGCTGCGCCTCATCTCCCGTTTTGTGGCTCCGCCTCTTATTCGGAACTCgactcttcgtcgcctctctcttcgactCCTGATCTTTTGTGGCCGCTATCTTCTCAGCCGGTTCCTTCGTCTtgcgctgctctctctctgtcgtcttcttgtcCTCGTTCCCCGCGTCcggtctccttcgcctcttgctctctccctGCGTCTGCCGCGCGTCTGGGCCTAccctctctcggctctcggGAGACTGTGGGGGGTCGCCCTGCTCCCGCCGATTTAGAAATTTCTGTTGCCCCGACATTGGGATTGCCTGCACAGACGTCAGAGCTTCTGCGATTCCTGAGGTGTGACGAAGGCGGAGCCTCGATTCGTCAGTGTGAGGCCGCCGGGGAAGATTCCGCGACCCCAGGCGACCTGGttcaagcgcatgcagcaaagaATCTGggtgagaaagaagatgaaaagcatcaaggcgagaaagcaacagaggaaagtgacgggtgcgagaagagcgaaccCGGATTTTACGGAGAGATTCACAGCGACGAGCTGTCTGCCGCATCCGCCTCGGGTGTCTCAATAGCACGCAcatcgtttttttcttctccctgcatCTCTCCCGCGACCTGcgatctctctctgcctgtttctctcgctaATGCACcgcctttgtcttcttctttcctacctggccgcgaggagaaaggcggcTATTTGCTCGCGTCTATTGCAAGCGTTAAAGGACGAGGCCTTTCGCTCCTTGAtgcggaaggagaagaaaagtccATGGAACAGGCCGTGAGCCTTCTCCAGAGGCATCCCGTCTTCGCGCCGTCGCGCACAACGGAGCTGTCTCTTCATCTGCACGCGTCGACTGAGCTTGGAAGCGGCAGTTGCCCGATGACCGAGCCAGCTCTGTTTctgagagacagggaagagagcACTACGGAGACGAACGACGTAGCTCTTTTGCTTCCTGGACAGGAAACCAGGCGGATGGACAGCTTCGATCTGGAAAAGGACCAAGTGCGCGAAGCGGCTGAGTTCCACTTTTCGTCGCCTTACTCGCCCCTGGTTCTCTCTGGCGGGCCCCCGGCGGGGCTTCGGAACTCGACGGCGCAGCCTGCGCTCCCCAAAGCCGTAGgggacgcagagagcagaagagaagcacgcGAAGAATCgtcgaaagaagacgaggatgGAGGTGAAACTGGAGAGCAGACTGCGTCTCCGAGGATTCTCGACCACGCTGAGGGAGAGCACTCGCGGAGACAAATGGAATGTCAGGGTTATAGAGGCAGGATGACGCCTCAGAGGCTCGCGTGGAGTGCACAGAGCCTCTTGTCTCACACGCACCTGCGTCCTGTGACCGGGATAGGAAGGGAGGCTGACCATGAACGCAGACAAAAcagcgacaaagaaaacgTACCCTTTGACCACAtcgcttgcttctcctcaCCCGCGGTGCGCGCGTGTGGGGGCGTCATTTCGTCGCCGCAGAGTCCGGTTTCCCCTGATTTGCCGgaggcgtcttctctccctcttgaTGCCCAGGTCGAGGCCACAAAGGATCAAGGGGACTTATCCgagcaagaggaaacagaagcaaaGACGCCTAACTCAACCCCCCAGACGCCAGTAGAGGCCCGCGCAGCTGGTGCCACCATGTCATCTGGTGCTTCTTCGGCTCCTGACGAGACAGTTGAGGCCCTGCAGCTcggcctgtctcttccgcggGGCCACGAGACGAATCCAGGCCTTCTTGAGGGTGATTCTTTGTCTCGTAAgagtgaagaggagacatgCGTCATGAAACAGCTTGGATCGGAGAGATGCtcgtcagagagagacagccagGAAGGGGAGGATGCGAGTGACGAGAGGAGCGCCGTCGCGGGgttttcgccttctggaatcttcgtcttcggcaGGGGAGACCGGGCGGGGAGACCATGTCCTCCGGCGTGGCCGCGCGACGATCTCTTTTGTCTTTGCAGCGAAGAGGACAGTCCCCAGATAACGTTTGTTGGTGAGactgaggagacgcgcggagGCCGTTGCGAAGAGCCGGAGAACCACGAACAAGTAGAACTCGCGAAACctggggagaagagaaaacgcggaagCCCGTCGCTGTGCCTGGACGGAGACCTCATCCAGGTTGACACCGACCCGCCTTTCAGGCAATTGCGAGCACGAGTGGACAAAGAGAACGAATCCCAGGAGAATCGACTGGAAGTTACGCCCCAGCGTcacgctgcttcgctctcagaagagtgcagagagacacaggtgCCCTTCTCGTgttcgacagagaaagagacccTGAATTTGAATCTCGAGGCCGCCCAGATGACCCGGCAAACAACGTGCAGCGGGTTCGACTTTCTCTTCCCGCAAAATTTGGATCCCAACCAcgcggagacggaggagtTCTTGGAGACCAAGCAGGCGGAGATGGGGACGTTCTCGTCGCCGACGACCTTCGCGCGCCATGCTCGTTTTTTCGCGGACGAGACGAAGGCTGTCTGCTCTCTGGGCCGCGTCCGGATATTCAAGGACGggacagagcgagaagacgaagaggacggcTTCCAGGCGCACgactcgtttctttctgaaaCAGAGGGGTCGGAGTGGATGTCGGGCATCCCTTCCTGCGACCATCGGGAAGACAAACTGTTCGAGCCGGACTcaccttcgttctcttcttcttcgacagtCGGCCCGCTCACGCGCAGACACCTCCACTTGCACGCAAGGCGCCGGGAGGGCGACTGGCGCGGGCGGGAGACGGCGCGGCCCTTTCCTGGGCCgctgtcttctgctgcgaTTGCCTTCTCTCAGCGACGCAGAGTGAACAGATACATCAAGCGTGAGGAAGAATCCGCGGCTCTCTCGATGCGGGATTTTGCGGCCCTCCCGCCAATCGGGGGTCACGAAGGCGTCCGCGTCCCTCAGACCTGTCCAGACACTCGGAGGAGGCGCGGGGAGATGGAGGCGTTGGACGGATGTGAAAGAGCTGCTCAGAGATGTTTGGGAGAGAAAGATCCGCgattctcttctgctcccctCTCCCCCACCTCCCGCGCCACCAGCGCCGCTCTCACCGCTGCCGCGcacgcagcagccgcggctgcGGCCTACGCCGAGGCTGCTCGAACCATCGCTTCGTCAGACAAGGTCCAGCCGACCGCGGTGGTGTCCCTGCGCTCTGCGGGGAGTATACCCTCCGTGGGGACGGGGCCTTCTGTGGGGAATGGGTCGTCCGTGGGCACTGTGTCGGGTGCGAGCAGAAGTGAcgccctcgccttcctggAGGGCCGACTGCCTCTCCCGGGGAAGCAGGAAGTGGTCCAGCAGTTC